In one Xiphophorus couchianus chromosome 17, X_couchianus-1.0, whole genome shotgun sequence genomic region, the following are encoded:
- the phyh gene encoding phytanoyl-CoA dioxygenase, peroxisomal, protein MSRAAERLRTVIHHLDGATATIRASPTSAQTLTYSPPQKLRYSFDTGTLTPEQRLFYEENGFLLIKNLVSETDIDRFRKEFERICRQEVKVPGLIVMRDVAIAKSEFVPDQRAVSKLQDFQEDPELFRYCALPQILKYVECFTGPNIMAMHTMLINKPPDAGKKTSRHPMHQDLHYFPFRPTDRIVCAWTAMERVTRQNGCLVVLPGTHKGALQEHDYPDWEGGVNKMYHGVRDYDPDHPRLHVEMEKGDTVFFHPLLIHGSGMNQTQGFRKAISCHYASGDCYYIDVRGTTQENIENEVKELAQKKYGMNEVAFKDTWAFRGRLVQGERTSL, encoded by the exons ATGTCTCGGGCTGCGGAAAGACTCCGGACGGTGATCCATCATCTGGACGGAGCTACGGCTACGATC AGAGCCTCCCCAACATCTGCTCAGACCCTCACCTACAGCCCCCCTCAGAAACTGAG ATACTCATTTGATACAGGCACACTGACCCCGGAGCAGCGGCTCTTCTACGAGGAAAACGGCTTCCTTCTCATCAAGAACCTGGTGTCTGAGACGGACATCGACAGGTTCAG GAAGGAGTTTGAACGGATCTGTCGGCAGGAAGTCAAAGTTCCGGGCCTGATCGTGATGAGGGACGTGGCGATCGCCAAGTCAGAGTTTGTTCCGGATCAGAGAGCCGTGTCCAAACTCCAGGACTTCCAGGAAGACCCCGAGCTCTTCCGTTACTGTGCCTTACCTCAG ATCCTGAAGTATGTGGAGTGTTTCACCGGGCCCAACATCATGGCCATGCACACCATGCTGATCAACAAACCTCCTGATGCAG GTAAGAAGACGTCTCGCCACCCGATGCACCAGGATCTGCACTACTTCCCCTTCCGGCCGACAGACCGCATCGTCTGCGCCTGGACCGCCATGGAGCGAGTGACCAGGCAGAACGGCTGCCTCGTGGTCCTGCCCGGAACGCACAAAGGCGCCCTGCAGGAGCACGACTACCCCGACTGGGAG GGCGGGGTGAACAAAATGTACCACGGCGTGCGGGACTACGACCCCGACCACCCCAGGCTGCACGTGGAGATGGAAAAGGGCGACACGGTGTTCTTCCATCCCCTCCTCATCCACGGCTCCGGCATGAACCAGACGCAGGGCTTCCGCAAG GCCATCTCCTGCCACTACGCCAGCGGTGATTGCTACTACATCGACGTGAGGGGAACCACGCAGGAAAACATCGAGAACGAGGTGAAAGAGCTCGCGCAGAAGAAATACGGAATGAACGAAGTGGCCTTCAAG